From Candidatus Methylomirabilota bacterium:
GTGACGCCATCGATCACGGCGTCGACGTGGCCGGCCACGCGCGTGGCGACCACGGGCAGCCCCATACTCATGGCTTCGAGCACGGCCAGCGACAGCCCCTCGCGGCGCGAGGCCGAGACGTAGAGGTCGAGCCCGCCGAGCAGACGCGCGGCATCGGCGATGGACCCGGCGAAGCGCACCCGTGATTCCAGTCCCAGCCATCGGGCCCGCGCGCGGAGGCGACCCGCCTCGGGCCCGTCGCCCATCACGATCAGGCGCGCGCGCGGCCGTGCGTGGGCCACGCGGGCAAAGGCGTCGAGGAGGATATCGAGGGCCTTGATCGGATCGAGTCGTGCGATGGTCCCGATGCCGAGCTCGTCATAGGCGAGGCCGAGGGCGGCCCGCGCGGCCACCCGCGGCTCCGCGCTGGCCCTGAGGCGCGCCACATCCACGCCATTGACGATCACGTGCGTCCGGCCGGGCGGCGCGAGCCCGAGCGCCTCCGCCTCCCTCCCCTGGCTCTCGGAGACATGGATCACGGCCGCGCTCATCGTGGCGAGCCGCCGCTCGAGGGCGAGGTAGAGTCCGCGCAGACCGACGGGATATCCGGCGTAGTGAATGCCGTGGAAGGTGTGGAGGCTCGGGATCCCCGCTCGGCGCGCCGCCAGCCGTCCATAGAGACCGGCGCCCTTGCCATGGGAATGAACGAGCTCGATCCCGCCCTCGATCAGAAGCCGGCGCACCGCCCTGAGCGCGCCGGGCGACAATCGGTCCGCCCGGATCTCTGTGAAGCCGCCGGCCGCGGAACGGAGCCGCCCGGCCAAGGCTCCGCCCGGGCCCGCCACCCTGATATCGAACTCATCACGCGGGAGTCGGGACAGGAGCTCGAGCACATGAGCGGGCCCGCCCCCGGGCTCGGTCGAGACGAGAAGCTCGAGCACACGCAGCGGCTCAGCCACCCATGCTCCGCCGAAGCAGCTGCCTGACGAATCGCGGCAGGGCGAGGGCCAGGGTGGGCCGGAGCGCGTGAACGGCGCACCACGCGGGATAGTCGCCGCGCCTCACCGCCCGCCAGCGGATGCGGGCTTCCGCCCGCAGCCGCTCGTCCTCGCGGCTTTCCGAGATCCGGCCGGGAAGGAGACGCCGGATCACCAGCGGCTCGGGCACGTTGGCCAGCCGGGACAGCCGGCTGACGCGCATCCAGAGATCGTAGTCCTGCGCCACGAGGAATCTCGGATCGTATCCGCCCGCCCGCTCCACGACCGACCGGCGCGCCATCACGGAGGAATGCACGAAGGGATTGCCGCGGATGAGCGCGCGCCGGATGCCGGCATCATCGGCCGGGGGTCGCAGGACGGCCACCGCGAAGCCCGAGGCGTCCACCTCCTGGGCGCCGGTGCCGAGGAGCCCGATGGCCGGCTGGGCATCGAGGACCATGCGCTGGCGCGCGAATCGCTCCGGCAAGGCGAGGTCGTCGGCGTCGAGGCGAGCCACCAGGGGCGCCCGCGCGAGCCCGAGGGCGCGGTTGAGCGAGCGCGTCAGTCCTTCATGGCGGGGCGGGCGCTCGACCCGCAGACGCGCGTCGCGAACCTCGGCGAGGAGATCGGGAGTGGCGTCGTCGGAGGCATCGTCGATCACGATGAGCTCGAGGTCGGCGGCCGTCTGGGTCAGCACGCTCAGCACGGCCTCCCGGACCCAGGGCGCGCCGTTGTGGACGCCCATGAGCACGGAGACCGCGGGAAGGGTCACCGCGGGGCCTGAGGGCTGCGCTGCGCCTCGATGGCCAGGACCCCGGCGAAGTGACGGATGAGCGGAATACGCCCGAGGGTCTGCTCGAGACGAAAGCGTGCCGCCGGATCGCGCACGAGCCGGCTCAGCCCCAGGATCCAGTAGCCGGAGACTCGGCGAGGCTCGAAGCCCGCCCGCCGGCAGAGACCGATGATCTCGCGGCGCGTGAGGAAGTCATGAGTGGCCCAGTTCATGTCGTTGGACCAGAATGCCCGCGCCCGGTAGTACTTGATCCACTTCCTGACGAGGCGGGCCACGCGCCTCACGTTGTGGTGCGGCTCCACGACGAGGAGCCGCCCGCCGGGGCGGACGACGCGGGCCAGCGCCTCGAAGACCTCGGGGCGACGATGCAGATGGTGGAGGCTCTGGACGACGAGCGCGGTGTCGACGGAGGCCTCGGGCACGTGACGACCAAGCTCGGTGGCCGCCGTCCCCAGGATCTCCACGTTTCGTAACCCCTCGGACTGGCACCCCGCGAGAAGCGCACGCTGCATGTCGGGCACCGGCTCGACGGCGAC
This genomic window contains:
- a CDS encoding glycosyltransferase; amino-acid sequence: MAEPLRVLELLVSTEPGGGPAHVLELLSRLPRDEFDIRVAGPGGALAGRLRSAAGGFTEIRADRLSPGALRAVRRLLIEGGIELVHSHGKGAGLYGRLAARRAGIPSLHTFHGIHYAGYPVGLRGLYLALERRLATMSAAVIHVSESQGREAEALGLAPPGRTHVIVNGVDVARLRASAEPRVAARAALGLAYDELGIGTIARLDPIKALDILLDAFARVAHARPRARLIVMGDGPEAGRLRARARWLGLESRVRFAGSIADAARLLGGLDLYVSASRREGLSLAVLEAMSMGLPVVATRVAGHVDAVIDGVTGLLVAADQPIALADAVERLLGEPAATRRSMGDAGRRRVEDQFGVERMVAETADLYRAVARFPERKSSTSGV
- a CDS encoding glycosyltransferase, which translates into the protein MTLPAVSVLMGVHNGAPWVREAVLSVLTQTAADLELIVIDDASDDATPDLLAEVRDARLRVERPPRHEGLTRSLNRALGLARAPLVARLDADDLALPERFARQRMVLDAQPAIGLLGTGAQEVDASGFAVAVLRPPADDAGIRRALIRGNPFVHSSVMARRSVVERAGGYDPRFLVAQDYDLWMRVSRLSRLANVPEPLVIRRLLPGRISESREDERLRAEARIRWRAVRRGDYPAWCAVHALRPTLALALPRFVRQLLRRSMGG
- a CDS encoding class I SAM-dependent methyltransferase, with the protein product MRLLSPELVGRLDRVNLAVNVAMYSGTGASGYEQTHRYAEAEHNEYPAKPLVEDIWPGHGYGRALELGAGTGYFTRIIARRAQSVVAVEPVPDMQRALLAGCQSEGLRNVEILGTAATELGRHVPEASVDTALVVQSLHHLHRRPEVFEALARVVRPGGRLLVVEPHHNVRRVARLVRKWIKYYRARAFWSNDMNWATHDFLTRREIIGLCRRAGFEPRRVSGYWILGLSRLVRDPAARFRLEQTLGRIPLIRHFAGVLAIEAQRSPQAPR